From Micromonospora rifamycinica, a single genomic window includes:
- a CDS encoding GNAT family N-acetyltransferase produces the protein MLTIRREEPDDAEAIARVHIHGWQAGYAGFMPAEVLARLNPVAWAQRRRDVGTADPEHPFTTLLAEIDGVPAGFTTFGPYRRNQDRGDLDPAYGELLAIYVEPAHWGDGTARTLLAAARDGLAARGWREYRVWVLADNARARRFYERAGLSADGRRSRYPVPLAGGGPPVHLDELRYTGRLPG, from the coding sequence ATGCTCACCATCCGCCGCGAGGAGCCGGACGACGCCGAGGCGATCGCCCGGGTGCACATCCACGGCTGGCAGGCCGGCTACGCCGGCTTCATGCCGGCCGAGGTGCTGGCCCGGCTCAACCCGGTGGCCTGGGCACAGCGCCGACGGGACGTGGGCACCGCCGACCCGGAGCACCCGTTCACCACCCTGCTCGCCGAGATCGACGGGGTGCCGGCCGGGTTCACCACCTTCGGCCCGTACCGCAGGAACCAGGACCGGGGCGACCTCGACCCGGCGTACGGCGAACTGCTGGCGATCTACGTGGAGCCGGCGCACTGGGGCGACGGCACCGCGCGGACCCTGCTCGCCGCCGCCCGGGACGGGCTGGCGGCACGCGGCTGGCGGGAGTACCGGGTCTGGGTGCTGGCCGACAACGCCCGCGCCCGCCGGTTCTACGAGCGGGCCGGCCTGTCAGCCGACGGCCGACGGTCCCGCTACCCGGTGCCGCTGGCCGGCGGCGGACCCCCGGTCCACCTCGACGAGCTGCGCTACACCGGCCGGCTCCCCGGCTGA
- a CDS encoding glycosyltransferase 87 family protein: MAQGARRTTGQVVAVVALAVAVTAFLSVAAVRHGFFDLKVYYGALHFWVHDHGEIYDYLKPGTQYGFTYPPFAALVMLPMAYLPWPVAISVSVAATVVVSAVLVWWLLDPVARRAGWTRWFTLAVALCLAAAFEPMRETVNFGQVNMLLLFLVAVDLLRLLPAGNRWAGVGVGLATAIKLTPGVFIVYLLVTRRFRAAGTAVAAAAAATLLAAGLFPDAAREFWTSALWNTDRVGELAFVSNQSLRGVVARLNPEHPSTLAWLVLVLLTLVVWAWRCRAAVAVGDEATGLALTGAVMCLVSPVTWVHHLVWLIPALILLVDNAVAAPAGGLRRWLLLALAVVGYALLCSRIVWAWEKDFTGVGGFLGSNTYVWISLALLVLLPVRAWAAPVGGRGDGPPPPLGSAGEPAGVAQLVEVDRGSAAGQRHRVAGPSAVG; the protein is encoded by the coding sequence GTGGCGCAGGGTGCCAGGCGGACGACCGGGCAGGTCGTCGCGGTGGTGGCGCTCGCCGTCGCGGTGACCGCCTTCCTCTCCGTGGCGGCCGTCCGGCACGGTTTCTTCGACCTCAAGGTCTACTACGGGGCGTTGCACTTCTGGGTCCACGACCACGGCGAGATCTACGACTACCTCAAGCCCGGCACCCAGTACGGCTTCACCTACCCACCCTTCGCGGCCCTGGTGATGCTCCCGATGGCCTACCTGCCGTGGCCGGTGGCGATCTCGGTCAGCGTGGCGGCCACGGTGGTGGTCAGCGCGGTGCTGGTCTGGTGGCTGCTCGACCCGGTCGCCCGGCGGGCCGGCTGGACCCGCTGGTTCACCCTGGCGGTGGCGCTCTGCCTGGCCGCCGCGTTCGAGCCGATGCGCGAGACGGTCAACTTCGGCCAGGTCAACATGCTGCTGCTCTTCCTGGTGGCGGTGGACCTGCTGCGGCTGCTGCCGGCCGGCAACCGGTGGGCCGGGGTCGGTGTCGGGCTGGCCACCGCGATCAAGCTGACCCCGGGCGTCTTCATCGTCTATCTGCTGGTCACCCGGCGGTTCCGGGCCGCCGGCACCGCGGTCGCCGCGGCGGCGGCGGCCACCCTGCTCGCCGCCGGTCTCTTCCCCGACGCCGCCCGGGAGTTCTGGACGTCGGCGCTGTGGAACACCGACCGGGTGGGCGAGCTGGCCTTCGTGTCCAACCAGTCGCTGCGCGGGGTGGTGGCCCGGCTGAACCCGGAGCATCCGAGCACCCTGGCCTGGCTGGTCCTGGTGCTGCTCACCCTGGTCGTCTGGGCCTGGCGCTGCCGGGCCGCCGTGGCGGTCGGCGACGAGGCCACCGGGCTGGCGCTGACCGGCGCGGTGATGTGCCTGGTCAGCCCGGTCACCTGGGTGCACCACCTGGTCTGGCTGATCCCGGCGCTGATCCTGCTGGTCGACAACGCCGTCGCCGCCCCCGCCGGCGGTCTGCGGCGGTGGCTGCTGCTCGCCCTGGCGGTGGTCGGCTACGCGCTGCTGTGCAGCCGGATCGTCTGGGCCTGGGAGAAGGACTTCACCGGGGTCGGCGGCTTCCTGGGCAGCAACACCTACGTCTGGATCAGCCTCGCGCTGCTGGTGCTGCTGCCGGTCCGGGCCTGGGCGGCCCCGGTCGGTGGCCGGGGTGACGGGCCGCCGCCTCCGCTCGGGTCAGCCGGGGAGCCGGCCGGTGTAGCGCAGCTCGTCGAGGTGGACCGGGGGTCCGCCGCCGGCCAGCGGCACCGGGTAGCGGGACCGTCGGCCGTCGGCTGA
- a CDS encoding GNAT family N-acetyltransferase has product MALGFVRPARPEDAAEIARVQLATWRVAYRRLLPRHVLDNLDEAWLARRWSAAVQEPPSATHRVLVAVEQAEQSYLVGFAASGPADAEALAPGEPPAALGAGVAAVTDLLVEPRWGRRGHGSRLLAAAVDGWRADGFTHAVAWAFDGDEATRKFLTSTGWEPDGAARALDVDDMLVGQVRLHVAVPAEPTDTP; this is encoded by the coding sequence ATGGCTCTGGGGTTCGTCCGCCCGGCGCGTCCGGAGGACGCCGCCGAGATCGCCCGTGTGCAGCTCGCGACCTGGCGGGTCGCGTACCGTCGACTGCTGCCCCGGCACGTGCTCGACAACCTGGACGAGGCGTGGCTCGCCCGGCGGTGGAGCGCGGCGGTGCAGGAGCCGCCCTCGGCCACGCACCGGGTGCTCGTCGCCGTGGAACAGGCCGAGCAATCCTATCTGGTGGGTTTCGCGGCTTCCGGGCCGGCGGACGCCGAGGCGCTCGCCCCGGGCGAGCCGCCGGCCGCGCTAGGGGCCGGCGTGGCGGCGGTGACCGACCTGCTGGTCGAACCGCGCTGGGGTCGGCGCGGGCACGGCAGCCGGCTGCTCGCCGCCGCCGTGGACGGCTGGCGGGCCGACGGGTTCACCCACGCGGTGGCCTGGGCGTTCGACGGGGACGAGGCGACCCGCAAGTTCCTCACCAGCACCGGCTGGGAGCCGGACGGCGCGGCCCGCGCGCTGGACGTCGACGACATGCTCGTCGGCCAGGTACGGCTGCACGTGGCGGTCCCCGCCGAGCCGACCGACACGCCCTGA
- a CDS encoding VOC family protein yields the protein MFRETKAFSGFSAADTDRAREFYADTLGLRVSQLGGPGGLLKLHLAGDRDVVVYPKADHVPATFTVLNFPVPDVDRAVDELTARGVRFARYPGFPQDDRGIMRDNGPTIAWFTDPAGNILSVIEQE from the coding sequence ATGTTCCGGGAGACGAAGGCGTTCAGCGGGTTCTCGGCCGCCGACACCGACCGGGCGCGGGAGTTCTACGCCGACACCCTCGGCCTGCGGGTGTCGCAGCTCGGCGGCCCCGGCGGACTGCTGAAGCTGCACCTGGCCGGGGACCGGGACGTGGTGGTCTACCCGAAGGCCGACCACGTGCCGGCGACGTTCACCGTGCTCAACTTCCCGGTGCCCGACGTCGACCGGGCGGTCGACGAGCTGACCGCCCGGGGGGTGCGGTTCGCGCGGTACCCGGGGTTCCCGCAGGACGACCGGGGGATCATGCGCGACAACGGGCCGACGATCGCCTGGTTCACCGACCCGGCCGGCAACATCCTGTCGGTGATCGAGCAGGAGTGA